Proteins encoded within one genomic window of Empedobacter falsenii:
- the leuB gene encoding 3-isopropylmalate dehydrogenase: MKTHKIAVLSGDGIGPEVVSETIKVLKVVEQIFKYNFEFEEALIGAIAIDETGNPLPDATLQLCKDADAVLFGSIGDPKYDNNPNAKVRPEQGLLKLRKELGLFANIRPIKAYESLLGKSPLKRSHIEGTDMVIFRELINGIYFGEKFTAQDGSHAYDTCSYNRKDIEQITHLAFQEAMKRRKKVTLVDKANVLDTSRLWRKVAMDISQEYPEVELDFLFVDNAAMQLIINPKQFDVILTENMFGDIISDEGSVIGGSIGLLPSASIGTENALFEPIHGSYPQAKGKGIANPMASILSAAMMLRYLGLEEGAQAIENAVENAINNLIVTSDLDETSDYSTSVVANYIAKILLSDHDHHSYFNFENVLMGKSTII; this comes from the coding sequence ATGAAAACGCATAAAATTGCAGTACTTTCTGGCGATGGAATAGGACCAGAAGTCGTTTCGGAAACAATAAAAGTTCTGAAAGTCGTTGAACAAATTTTTAAATATAATTTCGAATTTGAGGAAGCTTTGATTGGTGCAATTGCGATTGACGAAACGGGAAATCCTTTGCCTGATGCGACGTTGCAATTATGTAAAGATGCAGATGCGGTTTTGTTTGGTTCTATTGGAGATCCAAAATATGACAATAATCCGAACGCTAAAGTTCGTCCCGAACAAGGTTTGTTAAAGCTGAGAAAGGAACTTGGTTTATTTGCAAATATCCGTCCAATCAAGGCTTACGAATCTTTGTTAGGGAAAAGTCCATTGAAACGTTCGCACATCGAAGGAACAGATATGGTTATTTTTCGTGAGTTGATTAATGGAATTTATTTTGGAGAAAAATTTACAGCGCAAGATGGTTCGCATGCGTATGATACGTGTTCGTACAATAGAAAAGACATTGAGCAAATTACACATTTAGCTTTTCAGGAAGCAATGAAACGTCGCAAAAAAGTAACGTTGGTAGACAAGGCAAATGTGTTGGACACGTCTCGTTTGTGGCGAAAAGTAGCGATGGATATTAGCCAAGAATATCCAGAAGTTGAATTAGATTTCTTGTTTGTTGATAATGCAGCGATGCAATTAATTATCAATCCAAAACAATTTGATGTGATTTTGACAGAGAATATGTTTGGTGATATTATTTCGGACGAAGGAAGTGTAATTGGAGGAAGTATAGGTTTGTTGCCTTCGGCTTCTATTGGTACAGAAAATGCATTGTTCGAGCCTATTCATGGTTCGTATCCACAAGCAAAAGGAAAAGGAATTGCAAACCCGATGGCTTCTATTTTGAGTGCTGCAATGATGTTGCGTTATTTGGGATTAGAAGAAGGCGCGCAAGCAATAGAAAATGCGGTGGAAAATGCGATTAATAATTTGATTGTAACTTCAGATTTAGATGAAACGAGCGATTATTCGACATCTGTTGTGGCAAATTATATTGCGAAGATATTATTGAGCGATCATGATCATCATTCATATTTCAATTTTGAAAATGTATTGATGGGGAAATCGACGATTATATAG